GCAGCGCGACCATGGCAAAAATTTGGGTCATGCCCGCCGAAGGCGGCGAAGCAAGCATGATTTGTCAGAATTTCGATTACTCCGTCGGCGGCGGCATCAGTTCGGATATGACAGCCGGCAGCGAAGTCCGGCCTGTCTGGACGCTGGACGACAGCCGCATCCTTTTTACCGCCACCACCGGCGCTGTGACGCGGATCTTTACGGTGGATGTCAAAGGCAGCCGGCCGCAAGCCCTCAGTCCGGCAGAAAAAACCGTCTATGGCATGAGTTATCATGCCGGGCTCGCCTGTTTGGTGATTGCTTTCAATGAACCCGGCAATATGGGTGATCTTTATTATGCTTTGGAGTCCGGCGCCGGGGAAAAACGTCTCACCGCTGTCAATCAAAGCTGGAATGAGGAAGTCTGGATTTCCTTGCCGGAGCAGTATGAATTTACCGCGGATAACGGCGTCAGGGTGGAAGGCTGGCTGCTGAAACCGTATGGCTTTACCGAAGGCAAGCAATATCCGATGGTGCTGGAAATTCACGGCGGACCTCATGCCACCTATGGTTTGGCTTTTAATCACGAAATGCAATGTCTCTGCGGTCTGGGTTATGCCGTGCTCTTTGTCAATCCGCAAGGTTCGATGGGTTACGGTCAGATGTTCAACAACGCAACCTATCATGATTGGGGCGGTCAGGATTATCGCGATCTGATGCTGGCCATCGAACAGGCTCTGCAAAAATGGCCCTGGCTTGATGCGGCGCGTTTGGGCGTGACCGGGGGTTCCTACGGCGGCTATATGACAAACTGGATGATCGGTCATACCGATATTTTCAAGGCTGCCGTGACCCAGCGTTCCACCAGCAACCGCTTTTCCATGTTCGGCACTTCCGATATGGGCTACAATAATGGCTCCTTTGAATTTGACGGCAATCCCTGGGTCAATTATGAACACTATTTGATGCACTCTCCGATTATGTATGTGGAAAATATCAAGACTCCGCTCCTGATACTGCACAGTGAAAACGATTATCGCTGTCCGATCGAACAGGGGGAACAGTTCTTTACGGCTTTGAAATGGTTGAAAAAAGAAGTGGTGTTCGTCCGCTTCCCCAATGAAAATCATGAACTCTCCCGTTCCGGCCAGCCCAACCACCGCATAGAACGTTTGAAACATATGATGGGTTGGTTCACCAAATATATGGCTCCGAACCAGGTTTAAAAACCGATACAGACCGCTTCCGGTTCGTTTTGCCGGCAGCAACCGGAGGGAGGTTCCCCTTTGCAGCCAAATCAGAAATATTATATTGATCTGCACTGTCACAGCACGGCTTCGGACGGGACGGACACGCCCAGCCGCCTGCTGGAACATGCCGCCAAAAACCGTGTCGATGTGCTGGCACTGACAGACCATGATACAATTGACGGCCTGGCGGAAGCAAAACTGGCAGCGGTCCGGCAAGGAATCCGCCTGATCCCCGGTGTTGAGATCAGCGCCTGTTTCTCTGGCGGGGAAATGCATTTACTGGGGCTTGGCCTGCAGGATACGGCCCGGCTGCGGATGTTCCTGCAGCAGATGGTCAGGAACCGCGATCAGCGTAATTTGGAAATTCTGGCAAAACTAAACCGGGAGGGATTTAAAATCACCTTGGCGGAAGTGCAGGCAATTGCCAAAGGGCGGATTGTTTCGCGTCCGCACATGGCGGCCGTTCTTCTCGCCAAAGGCTATGTCTCCAGCTTCCGGGAAGCTTTTGATCTTTATTTAGCCAACGGCGCCAAATGCTATGTGCAGCGCGACACGCCCACACCGGAGGAGAGCATTGCCGCCATTCTGGCAGCCGGCGGTGTGCCGGTACTGGCTCACCCCATTCAATTGGGTTTGAGCCGCAAGGCCCTGCGTCAGACACTGCTCAGCCTACAGGCAGCCGGTCTGCAAGGCATGGAAGTTTGGCACAGCGATCAGAACGGCGCAGTCCAGCATGACTTTTTAGAGCTGGCGGAAAGCTTGAGTCTGCTGCCCAGCGGA
The Negativicutes bacterium DNA segment above includes these coding regions:
- a CDS encoding S9 family peptidase; the protein is MDIGRSEKRPIEINDLFKVHWVSDPQLSPDGSKVLYVQKQCHPSDKTKYTTQIWCVDTNGGEPHLMTGETTGNSTPRWSPDGETIAFNSSRNGSNQIWLLSAFGGEAQQLTKFSRPLSLVAWSPDGSKLLASCKIKPEDLVESKEEKSDVKVITRLHYKMNGVGFHEDRNTHLYVIDAKTGEAKPVTDGAFDHNSAAWSPDGKQIVFAAKRYDDADYVHYNDLYSVSPEGGEIKQLTHSNGSFSEPSFSHDGKWIAYVGHQNEFGSATMAKIWVMPAEGGEASMICQNFDYSVGGGISSDMTAGSEVRPVWTLDDSRILFTATTGAVTRIFTVDVKGSRPQALSPAEKTVYGMSYHAGLACLVIAFNEPGNMGDLYYALESGAGEKRLTAVNQSWNEEVWISLPEQYEFTADNGVRVEGWLLKPYGFTEGKQYPMVLEIHGGPHATYGLAFNHEMQCLCGLGYAVLFVNPQGSMGYGQMFNNATYHDWGGQDYRDLMLAIEQALQKWPWLDAARLGVTGGSYGGYMTNWMIGHTDIFKAAVTQRSTSNRFSMFGTSDMGYNNGSFEFDGNPWVNYEHYLMHSPIMYVENIKTPLLILHSENDYRCPIEQGEQFFTALKWLKKEVVFVRFPNENHELSRSGQPNHRIERLKHMMGWFTKYMAPNQV
- a CDS encoding PHP domain-containing protein produces the protein MQPNQKYYIDLHCHSTASDGTDTPSRLLEHAAKNRVDVLALTDHDTIDGLAEAKLAAVRQGIRLIPGVEISACFSGGEMHLLGLGLQDTARLRMFLQQMVRNRDQRNLEILAKLNREGFKITLAEVQAIAKGRIVSRPHMAAVLLAKGYVSSFREAFDLYLANGAKCYVQRDTPTPEESIAAILAAGGVPVLAHPIQLGLSRKALRQTLLSLQAAGLQGMEVWHSDQNGAVQHDFLELAESLSLLPSGGSDYHGSNKPHVAIARGIDKNISITDHAIVERLLQQASENQKKRYGEVF